A stretch of the Candidatus Limnocylindrales bacterium genome encodes the following:
- the greB gene encoding transcription elongation factor GreB, producing MSKAFTKESDGDDDLDAAEEAHEPGGIKNYITPAGYQRLNAELARLWEVDRPKLVETIAWAASNGDRSENGDYIYGKRKLREIDRRIRFLSKRLDRAEVVDNTGRAHDQVFFGATVTVADEDGNERTVSIVGVDELDPARGRVSWMSPIAKALMKASVGDVVTLQTPKGPEQLEVVDIRYDPLP from the coding sequence ATGAGCAAGGCGTTCACGAAAGAAAGCGACGGCGACGACGACCTCGACGCGGCCGAAGAAGCGCACGAGCCGGGCGGCATCAAGAACTACATCACGCCGGCCGGCTACCAGCGCCTGAACGCCGAGCTCGCCCGTTTATGGGAAGTGGACCGGCCGAAGCTCGTCGAGACCATCGCCTGGGCCGCCAGCAACGGTGACCGCTCCGAGAACGGCGACTACATCTACGGCAAGCGCAAGCTGCGCGAGATCGACCGGCGCATCCGTTTCCTGTCCAAGCGCCTCGACCGCGCCGAGGTCGTCGACAACACCGGGCGCGCCCACGACCAGGTCTTTTTCGGCGCCACCGTCACGGTCGCCGACGAGGACGGCAACGAGCGCACGGTCAGCATCGTCGGCGTCGACGAGCTCGATCCCGCGCGCGGCCGCGTCTCCTGGATGTCGCCCATTGCCAAGGCGCTGATGAAGGCGAGCGTCGGCGACGTCGTCACGCTGCAGACGCCCAAAGGCCCGGAGCAGCTCGAGGTCGTCGATATCCGCTACGACCCATTACCCTGA
- a CDS encoding AAA family ATPase has product MAVQGSGAFVGRDLELAQLRRGWADACAGRGRVFLLVGEAGIGKTRLADEFAAEAAAGGSVRTVWGRCWESGGAPPYWPWIQILRGLARAGAPATPALDGREPSALGAALPEQARFQLFDETCSYLRSAASHTPALLVLDDLHAADLPSLLLLRFLARELRGARLLLLGTYREHEASQDPAVSQLLGEVMREGERLRLGGLTPADIERYLQQSAGAADSSVADALHAFTDGNPLFVSEAARLLASRAAGAPTASPVLSLPPELRSVVRARVHALGAAAVQVLSSAAVIGRDFDATTLECVTAELEPGAAVADVLEEARGAGLLRATDASARSFSFSHVVVRDTLYADIDPARRCRLHRLVGETVEHLAGDAAELPLSTLAHHFLQGAAAGSALLAVDYARRAGDRAQTQTAYEEAAGHYERAIEVLPLCDVDAVERARLRCELLLGLGDAQWGMGNLPAMRQTFEIAALTARSLPPTLRAPLLARAALGLGGRQQRSHLVLDHGVVALLEEAIAGLGEQEPALRARLLARLAYALYLEPRSVERRRALCNEAVAVARAQADAATLRWVLSDQRWALWRPDNIEERLEIGREMTRLAAALQDREMAVNECAWRFVDLFELGDIVGVEAELAAYQKAARELRLPWYDWYAARFGALLAIVRGSFEEAEHLAEQGLQAAQRVQHQDAAVVYGTQILCLRSEQGRSSELEQVITAFVGQYPGVPIWRYTLASIYALQGRIAQARDELERAAGGRFADVPDSYLRLPALSYLSEACAFLGDAERAAILYRMMVPYAGRCIIVGFGAAWRGLVDRHLALLALTTGDVRLAREHAGAALAMAQRLRALPEEERCRAVLARLEEAPGAVTQSSPAAAATAAAPAAARRATFRHGGDFWSIEFSGRPVQLKAIRGLGYIAFLLRHPNRDFLVTDLVHLTEGEDAELALPDEADRPFLGDAGEVLDGTATAQYRRRLFELRDELEDAEEAHDAARAGKVREEMAALAGVLAGGLGLGGRSRHASSAVERARVSVTKRISAARRRVAESDEALGRYLARTIRTGTFCSYTPDPDQPVQWTF; this is encoded by the coding sequence ATGGCTGTGCAGGGCAGCGGGGCGTTCGTCGGCCGCGATCTCGAGCTCGCGCAGCTCCGCCGTGGCTGGGCCGATGCCTGCGCCGGCCGCGGCCGGGTCTTCCTGCTGGTGGGCGAGGCCGGCATCGGAAAGACGCGCCTGGCCGACGAGTTCGCCGCCGAAGCCGCTGCCGGCGGCAGCGTGCGGACGGTCTGGGGGCGCTGCTGGGAGAGCGGCGGCGCGCCGCCGTACTGGCCATGGATCCAGATCCTGCGAGGGCTCGCGCGGGCCGGGGCGCCGGCGACGCCTGCCCTGGACGGCCGCGAGCCGTCCGCGCTCGGAGCCGCCCTTCCCGAGCAGGCCCGGTTCCAGCTCTTCGACGAGACATGTTCGTACCTGAGGTCCGCGGCGAGCCATACGCCGGCGCTCCTCGTTCTGGACGACCTCCACGCCGCCGACCTTCCCTCGCTGCTCCTGCTGCGCTTCCTGGCGCGCGAGCTTCGCGGTGCGCGTCTGCTCCTGCTCGGGACCTACCGCGAGCACGAAGCTTCGCAGGATCCTGCGGTTTCGCAGCTGCTCGGCGAGGTGATGCGCGAGGGAGAACGTCTGCGCCTGGGCGGCCTGACCCCGGCAGACATCGAGCGCTATCTGCAGCAGTCCGCAGGCGCAGCCGACAGCTCGGTGGCCGATGCCCTGCACGCTTTCACCGACGGCAACCCGCTCTTCGTCAGCGAGGCGGCCCGCCTGCTGGCCTCGCGCGCTGCGGGCGCGCCCACCGCTTCGCCGGTGCTCTCGCTTCCGCCCGAGCTGCGCTCGGTGGTCCGCGCGCGCGTTCACGCGCTCGGCGCCGCCGCCGTGCAGGTCCTGTCGAGCGCCGCCGTCATCGGCAGGGACTTCGACGCCACTACGCTCGAATGCGTGACGGCGGAGCTCGAGCCCGGCGCCGCCGTTGCGGACGTGCTCGAAGAGGCGCGCGGCGCCGGCCTGCTGCGTGCGACTGATGCGAGCGCCCGATCGTTCTCGTTCTCGCACGTCGTCGTGCGCGATACGCTCTACGCCGATATCGACCCCGCGCGCCGATGCCGGCTTCATCGCCTCGTCGGCGAGACGGTCGAGCACCTTGCCGGCGACGCCGCCGAGCTGCCGCTATCCACGCTGGCTCATCACTTCCTGCAGGGCGCGGCGGCCGGCAGCGCGTTGCTGGCCGTGGACTACGCGCGCCGCGCCGGCGATCGCGCCCAAACGCAGACGGCATACGAGGAGGCGGCCGGGCACTACGAGCGGGCCATCGAGGTGCTGCCGCTCTGCGACGTCGATGCCGTCGAGCGTGCGCGCCTGCGCTGCGAGCTTCTGCTGGGCCTTGGGGATGCGCAGTGGGGCATGGGCAACCTGCCCGCCATGCGGCAGACGTTCGAGATCGCCGCGCTGACCGCGCGTTCGCTGCCGCCGACGCTGCGCGCGCCGCTGCTGGCGCGCGCAGCGCTCGGGCTCGGCGGCCGCCAGCAGCGCTCGCACCTCGTCTTGGATCACGGCGTCGTGGCGCTGCTGGAAGAGGCGATCGCCGGGCTTGGCGAGCAGGAGCCTGCGCTGCGCGCGCGCCTGCTGGCCCGCCTCGCATACGCGCTGTATCTGGAGCCGAGATCGGTCGAGCGCCGGCGCGCGCTGTGCAACGAAGCGGTCGCGGTCGCGCGCGCGCAGGCCGACGCCGCGACGCTGCGCTGGGTGCTGAGCGATCAGCGCTGGGCGCTGTGGCGCCCCGACAACATCGAGGAGCGGCTCGAGATCGGCCGCGAGATGACGCGTCTGGCGGCCGCGCTGCAGGATCGTGAGATGGCAGTCAACGAATGCGCCTGGCGCTTCGTCGACCTGTTCGAGCTCGGCGACATCGTGGGCGTCGAGGCGGAGCTGGCCGCCTACCAGAAGGCGGCGCGAGAGCTGCGCCTGCCGTGGTACGACTGGTACGCCGCACGATTCGGCGCCCTGCTCGCGATCGTCCGCGGCAGCTTCGAAGAAGCCGAGCACCTGGCCGAGCAGGGCCTGCAGGCGGCGCAGCGGGTACAGCATCAGGACGCTGCCGTCGTCTATGGCACGCAGATCCTGTGCCTGCGATCGGAGCAGGGTCGCAGCAGCGAGCTCGAGCAGGTCATCACCGCCTTCGTCGGGCAGTATCCGGGCGTGCCGATCTGGCGTTACACGCTCGCTTCCATCTACGCGCTGCAGGGGCGCATCGCGCAGGCGCGCGACGAGCTGGAACGGGCCGCCGGCGGCCGCTTCGCCGACGTTCCCGACAGCTACCTTCGATTGCCGGCGCTTTCGTATCTGAGCGAGGCGTGCGCATTCCTCGGAGACGCCGAGCGCGCCGCCATTCTCTATCGCATGATGGTTCCATACGCCGGGCGCTGCATCATCGTCGGCTTCGGCGCGGCCTGGCGCGGCCTGGTCGACCGTCATCTGGCGCTGCTCGCGCTGACGACGGGCGACGTGCGGCTTGCACGGGAGCACGCCGGTGCGGCGCTGGCGATGGCGCAGCGGCTGCGCGCGCTCCCCGAAGAGGAGCGATGCCGCGCAGTGCTGGCCCGGCTCGAGGAGGCGCCCGGCGCCGTCACGCAGTCTTCACCTGCGGCAGCGGCGACGGCGGCTGCGCCGGCTGCCGCGCGCAGGGCCACGTTCCGTCACGGCGGCGACTTCTGGAGCATCGAGTTCAGCGGCAGGCCGGTGCAGCTCAAGGCGATCCGCGGCCTCGGCTACATCGCGTTTCTCCTGCGCCACCCGAATCGCGACTTCCTGGTTACCGACCTCGTGCATCTGACCGAAGGCGAGGACGCCGAGCTGGCGTTGCCCGACGAGGCGGATCGGCCCTTCCTGGGCGATGCGGGCGAGGTACTCGACGGCACGGCGACGGCGCAGTATCGGCGGCGCCTGTTCGAGCTGCGCGACGAGCTCGAAGACGCCGAGGAGGCGCACGACGCCGCGCGCGCCGGAAAGGTGCGCGAGGAGATGGCAGCTCTGGCCGGCGTTCTTGCGGGCGGGCTGGGCCTAGGCGGCCGCTCGCGCCACGCATCCTCGGCCGTCGAGCGCGCCAGGGTCAGTGTGACCAAACGCATCAGCGCGGCGCGGCGGCGCGTGGCCGAGAGCGACGAGGCGCTCGGTCGCTACCTTGCACGCACGATTCGCACGGGAACGTTCTGCTCCTACACGCCCGACCCGGACCAGCCGGTGCAATGGACGTTCTGA
- a CDS encoding DsbA family protein yields MTLSFDLFWSFRSPYSYLATSRLVAIEREYDVDIRVRPVLPLAVRVEGFFDKVNPLWPLYLMRDTMRIAEYLGLPFGWPRPDPIVQDFASGKVAAEQPYIYRLTRLGVEATTRGRGLAFLDQVSRLIWGGEVIGWHEGDHLAQAAARADLDLADMDAAIAAGPGARDAIIEANQQALTEAGHWGVPTMVFNGEPFFGQDRLDLLLWRLQQHGLRKRS; encoded by the coding sequence ATGACGCTGTCGTTCGATCTGTTCTGGTCCTTTCGCAGCCCGTATTCCTACCTGGCCACCAGCCGCCTGGTAGCCATCGAGCGTGAGTACGATGTCGACATCCGTGTACGGCCGGTTCTGCCGCTGGCCGTGCGGGTGGAGGGGTTCTTCGACAAGGTCAATCCGCTCTGGCCGCTCTACCTGATGCGCGACACCATGCGCATCGCCGAATACCTGGGCCTTCCCTTCGGCTGGCCGCGGCCCGACCCCATCGTGCAGGACTTCGCGTCGGGCAAGGTCGCCGCCGAGCAGCCCTACATCTACCGGCTGACGCGGCTCGGCGTCGAGGCGACCACGCGCGGGCGAGGGCTGGCGTTCCTGGATCAGGTCTCGCGGCTGATCTGGGGAGGTGAAGTCATCGGCTGGCACGAAGGCGATCACCTTGCGCAGGCGGCGGCGCGCGCCGACCTCGACCTTGCCGACATGGACGCAGCGATCGCTGCCGGTCCGGGTGCGCGCGACGCGATCATCGAGGCCAATCAGCAGGCGCTGACCGAGGCCGGCCATTGGGGCGTGCCCACCATGGTCTTCAACGGCGAGCCATTCTTCGGCCAGGACCGCCTCGACCTGCTGCTATGGCGCCTGCAGCAGCACGGGCTGCGCAAGCGGAGCTAG
- a CDS encoding NADH:flavin oxidoreductase has translation MGEGTALIDASSRPWLARALSPARLGPRTLRNRIIKTATYEGMTPGGLPSPALIEHHRELARGGVGMTTVAYCAVSPHGRTFPEQMYMREEAVPLLARLVEAVHEHGAAASLQLGHCGFFSRNTELPRRTSLGPSPMLNQYGLLSGVPFSRAMTRADIDSTAREFADAAERAVRAGFDAVELHFGHGYLLSQFLSPATNHRRDEYGGSLAGRLRFPLLVLERVRERVGDRCAVIAKTNLRDGFRGGLEIDEAVEICAALAQGGIDAIELTGGFTSRTPFYLFRGKAPLAEMIQAEKSRMQRLALRLFGRKVVREYPFEEMYFLDMARRVRAAVNVPLVLLGGIVSAANLEKAMADGFDFVAMGRALIADPDLIARIEAGTAERSRCVACNKCVAESDRGGVRCVL, from the coding sequence GTGGGCGAAGGGACCGCATTGATCGACGCGAGCAGCCGGCCGTGGCTGGCCAGAGCGCTCTCGCCGGCGCGTCTCGGTCCGCGCACGCTTCGCAACCGAATCATCAAGACCGCCACCTACGAGGGGATGACGCCCGGCGGCCTGCCGTCGCCGGCGCTGATCGAGCATCATCGCGAGCTCGCGCGCGGCGGCGTCGGCATGACCACCGTCGCCTACTGCGCCGTCTCGCCGCACGGGCGCACCTTCCCCGAGCAGATGTACATGCGCGAGGAGGCGGTGCCGTTGCTGGCGCGGCTGGTCGAGGCCGTGCACGAGCATGGCGCAGCCGCCTCGCTGCAGCTCGGCCACTGCGGCTTCTTCTCGCGCAACACCGAGCTGCCCAGGCGCACGTCGCTCGGCCCCTCGCCGATGCTGAACCAGTACGGACTGCTCTCGGGCGTTCCGTTCTCGCGCGCGATGACCCGCGCGGACATCGACAGCACCGCGCGCGAATTCGCCGATGCGGCCGAGCGTGCCGTCCGAGCCGGATTCGATGCGGTGGAGCTGCATTTCGGGCACGGCTACCTGCTCAGCCAGTTCCTCAGCCCCGCCACCAACCATCGCCGCGACGAGTACGGCGGCAGCCTGGCGGGCCGGCTGCGCTTTCCGCTGCTCGTCCTCGAGCGCGTGCGAGAGCGCGTCGGCGATCGCTGCGCAGTGATCGCGAAGACGAATCTGCGCGACGGCTTTCGCGGCGGCCTCGAGATCGACGAGGCCGTCGAGATCTGCGCGGCGCTGGCGCAAGGCGGCATCGATGCGATCGAGCTGACGGGCGGCTTCACCAGCCGGACGCCGTTCTACCTGTTTCGCGGAAAAGCGCCGCTGGCCGAGATGATTCAGGCCGAGAAGAGCCGCATGCAGCGCCTGGCGCTGAGGCTGTTCGGCAGGAAGGTCGTGCGTGAGTATCCGTTCGAGGAGATGTACTTCCTGGACATGGCGCGCCGGGTGCGCGCGGCCGTGAACGTGCCGCTGGTCCTGCTCGGCGGCATCGTGTCGGCGGCCAATCTGGAGAAGGCGATGGCCGACGGCTTCGACTTCGTGGCCATGGGCCGCGCGCTGATCGCCGATCCCGATCTCATCGCCCGCATCGAGGCCGGCACCGCCGAGCGCTCACGCTGCGTAGCGTGCAACAAGTGCGTGGCCGAGAGCGACCGCGGCGGCGTGCGCTGCGTGCTGTGA
- a CDS encoding ChrR family anti-sigma-E factor: MTAPHFHPGDDLLMSYAAGALPEAPSVVIAAHASLCVTCSQDLQRLDEVGGAMMAQAEPAALPASVKQGVLERLARTAERQPRESPYSHGVLPQPVRDYASADAEALAWRKMARGAQAFDLAPRWDGKPLRLVRLQHGFVIPRHRHTGRELTLVVAGELVDESGTYGRGDVRDCDTEVEHRPRVTSAQPCICLIANSGRIVPRKWLARLLVRLSGA; the protein is encoded by the coding sequence ATGACGGCGCCGCACTTTCACCCCGGCGACGATCTGCTGATGAGCTACGCCGCCGGCGCGCTGCCCGAGGCTCCGTCGGTCGTCATCGCTGCGCACGCCAGCCTGTGCGTGACGTGCTCGCAGGATCTGCAGCGTCTCGACGAAGTCGGTGGCGCGATGATGGCGCAGGCCGAGCCCGCCGCTCTGCCGGCTTCGGTCAAGCAGGGAGTGCTCGAGCGGCTGGCGAGGACGGCCGAACGCCAGCCGCGGGAGAGCCCTTATTCGCACGGCGTGCTGCCGCAGCCGGTCCGGGATTACGCCAGTGCCGACGCCGAAGCGCTTGCCTGGAGGAAGATGGCGCGCGGCGCGCAGGCGTTCGATCTGGCACCTCGATGGGATGGAAAGCCGCTTCGTCTGGTGCGGCTGCAGCACGGCTTCGTCATTCCACGCCACCGGCACACCGGGCGTGAGCTGACTCTCGTCGTCGCCGGCGAGCTGGTGGACGAAAGCGGAACCTACGGGCGCGGCGACGTCCGCGACTGCGACACCGAAGTCGAGCATCGTCCGCGCGTCACCAGCGCGCAGCCGTGCATCTGCCTGATCGCCAACAGCGGCCGCATCGTGCCGCGAAAGTGGCTTGCACGGCTGCTCGTGCGTCTGTCGGGCGCCTGA
- a CDS encoding sigma-70 family RNA polymerase sigma factor, with translation MRSRQAPEDPAARLLRAVAERRDVSAFSDLFDRYAPRLHRYLLAFAKEQGQAEELVQEIMLSIWLHASSYDPSRASVDAWVFRIARNRRIDTLRRERRPRPEPVRAHASQPSAESEAADAERSLGVRRAIAGLPEPQAEILRRMYFRDESIADIASATGLPVGTIKSRVRLAMNRLRAMLGGESR, from the coding sequence GTGCGGAGTCGTCAGGCACCCGAAGACCCCGCCGCCAGGCTGCTGAGGGCGGTGGCCGAGCGCCGGGATGTGTCGGCGTTCAGCGATCTCTTCGACCGGTACGCGCCGCGCCTTCATCGTTATCTTCTCGCGTTCGCCAAAGAGCAGGGGCAGGCCGAGGAGCTCGTTCAGGAGATCATGCTGAGCATCTGGCTGCACGCGTCCTCCTATGACCCTTCGCGCGCATCGGTGGATGCGTGGGTCTTCCGCATCGCTCGCAACAGGCGCATCGACACGCTGCGCAGGGAGCGCCGGCCACGGCCCGAGCCGGTGCGGGCGCATGCATCGCAGCCGTCGGCCGAAAGCGAAGCGGCCGACGCCGAACGCAGCCTCGGCGTTCGCCGCGCCATCGCCGGTCTTCCCGAGCCGCAGGCCGAGATTCTGCGGCGGATGTATTTTCGCGATGAGTCCATTGCCGACATCGCGTCGGCGACCGGGTTGCCGGTCGGGACGATCAAGTCGCGCGTGCGTCTGGCGATGAACAGGCTGCGGGCCATGCTCGGCGGAGAGTCCCGATGA